A stretch of the Streptomyces sp. NBC_01428 genome encodes the following:
- the cobA gene encoding uroporphyrinogen-III C-methyltransferase — translation MAEHPAYPVGLRLTGRRVVVLGGGQVAQRRLPALIAAGADVHLVSPGATPSVEAMADAGEIAWTRRPYEEGDLADAWYALIATTDEDANTAASAEAERHRVWCVRADDADRATAWTPATGHSEGVTVAVLTTNAKGRDPRHTAAIRDAVVEGLRDGTLVAPHHRTRTAGVALVGGGPGDPDLITVRGRRLLAEADVVIADRLGPRDLLAELPPHVEVIDAAKIPYGRYMAQEAINNALIEHAKQGKSVVRLKGGDPFVFGRGMEEAQALAEAGIPCTVVPGISSSISVPGAAGIPVTHRGVAHEFTVVSGHVAPGDERSLVDWPALARLRGTLVVLMGVDKIGRIADTLVAHGKPADTPVALVQEGTTAAQRRVDATLATVAETVRAEDVRPPAVIVIGEVVNAGPGTVK, via the coding sequence ATGGCCGAACACCCCGCCTACCCCGTGGGCCTCCGCCTGACCGGACGTCGCGTCGTCGTCCTCGGCGGCGGCCAGGTGGCCCAGCGACGGCTCCCGGCGCTCATCGCGGCAGGCGCGGACGTCCACCTCGTGTCCCCGGGGGCGACCCCGTCGGTCGAGGCGATGGCGGACGCCGGCGAGATCGCCTGGACCCGGCGCCCGTACGAGGAGGGCGACCTCGCCGACGCCTGGTACGCGCTGATCGCCACGACCGACGAGGACGCCAACACCGCCGCGTCCGCCGAGGCGGAACGCCACCGCGTCTGGTGCGTCCGCGCGGACGACGCCGACCGGGCGACCGCCTGGACCCCGGCCACCGGGCACAGCGAGGGCGTGACCGTCGCCGTCCTCACCACGAACGCCAAGGGCCGCGACCCCCGCCACACCGCCGCGATCCGTGACGCCGTGGTCGAGGGACTGCGCGACGGCACCCTCGTCGCGCCGCACCACCGCACCCGCACCGCCGGCGTCGCCCTGGTCGGCGGCGGACCCGGCGACCCCGACCTCATCACCGTCCGCGGCCGCCGCCTGCTCGCCGAGGCCGACGTGGTGATCGCCGACCGGCTCGGCCCCCGCGACCTGCTCGCCGAACTCCCCCCGCACGTCGAGGTGATCGACGCGGCGAAGATCCCGTACGGCCGGTACATGGCCCAGGAGGCCATCAACAACGCGCTCATCGAGCACGCGAAGCAGGGCAAGTCCGTGGTCCGGCTGAAGGGCGGGGACCCGTTCGTCTTCGGCCGCGGCATGGAGGAGGCACAGGCGCTGGCCGAGGCGGGCATTCCCTGCACGGTCGTCCCCGGCATCTCCAGCTCGATCTCGGTCCCGGGCGCGGCCGGTATCCCGGTCACCCACCGGGGTGTCGCACACGAGTTCACCGTGGTCAGCGGCCATGTCGCCCCCGGGGACGAGCGCTCCCTCGTCGACTGGCCCGCGCTCGCGCGGCTGCGCGGCACCCTCGTCGTCCTCATGGGCGTCGACAAGATCGGCAGGATCGCGGACACCCTCGTCGCGCACGGCAAGCCGGCCGACACCCCCGTCGCCCTCGTCCAGGAGGGCACGACCGCCGCACAGCGCCGCGTCGACGCCACCCTGGCCACCGTCGCCGAGACCGTCCGCGCCGAGGACGTGCGCCCGCCCGCGGTCATCGTCATCGGCGAGGTCGTGAACGCGGGCCCCGGAACCGTGAAGTAA
- a CDS encoding TrmH family RNA methyltransferase codes for MADLITVENPDDPRLSDYTGLTDVELRRKREPAEGLFIAEGEKVIRRAKDAGYEMRSMLLSAKWVDVMRDVIDELPAPVYAVSPELAEQVTGYHVHRGALASMQRKPLPTSDELLRTARRVVVMESVNDHTNIGAIFRSAAALGMDAVLLSPDCADPLYRRSVKVSMGAVFSVPYARLDAWPRSLDAVRDAGFNLLALTPDEKARSLDEAAPHRMDRVALMLGAEGDGLSTRALMAADEWVRIPMAHGVDSLNVGAAAAVAFYAVATGRPES; via the coding sequence GTGGCCGATCTCATCACCGTCGAGAACCCCGACGACCCCCGTCTGAGCGACTACACGGGCCTGACCGACGTGGAACTGCGCCGCAAGCGCGAACCCGCGGAGGGCCTGTTCATCGCCGAGGGCGAGAAGGTCATCAGACGTGCCAAGGACGCCGGGTACGAGATGCGCTCCATGCTCCTGTCGGCCAAGTGGGTCGACGTCATGCGCGACGTCATCGACGAACTCCCCGCGCCCGTCTACGCGGTCAGCCCGGAGCTCGCCGAGCAGGTCACCGGCTACCACGTGCACCGCGGAGCCCTCGCCTCGATGCAGCGCAAGCCGCTCCCGACCTCCGACGAACTCCTGCGCACCGCGCGCCGGGTGGTCGTCATGGAGTCGGTCAACGACCACACCAACATCGGCGCCATCTTCCGCTCCGCCGCGGCGCTCGGCATGGACGCGGTCCTGCTCTCACCGGACTGCGCCGACCCGCTCTACCGCCGCTCCGTGAAGGTCTCGATGGGCGCGGTCTTCTCCGTCCCCTACGCCCGGCTGGACGCCTGGCCGAGGAGCCTGGACGCGGTCCGCGACGCCGGATTCAACCTGCTCGCCCTCACCCCGGACGAGAAGGCCAGGTCCCTCGACGAGGCGGCCCCGCACCGCATGGACCGGGTCGCGCTGATGCTCGGTGCCGAGGGCGACGGTCTGTCCACCCGGGCCCTGATGGCGGCCGACGAGTGGGTCCGCATCCCGATGGCCCACGGCGTCGACTCCCTGAACGTGGGAGCGGCGGCGGCGGTCGCCTTCTACGCCGTGGCCACGGGCCGCCCCGAGAGCTGA